In Aricia agestis chromosome 5, ilAriAges1.1, whole genome shotgun sequence, the genomic stretch aatcaTTTTTAATGTATGAAAAATGAATGTCCCATTTTAAAATACGTAACTTTGaattgcaatatttttaaattgattcatataacCCACCAACCCCAATTTTTGTATTTGATCTTTGCTCAATATTAATAAGATTCAATTTTCGACTGCTTTGTTAATATAAAACCAGTAAATAGcggtaaaattaataaataaaccgTGTCCCAGAAAAAGTTCCAAAAAGGAATTTCCTCTTGTGTTACCCATTTTAGTACACTTCAAGAAATAAAAACTACAAAGACTGGCATTATTTGCGCTGGTAAAACTAGCAGCTATCACTGTTTATGCGGCCAGTGTTTATTTCGTTAGTTTTCATTCGGCAAAATACACGAGTGCACGGGTCTTCAATACTGACGCGTGTTTTGTTTCCTATTGTGTGACTGCTTTTACTAGGTAAGTCtaattaattactaaaattttacttttttgtatcctagataatattattatgaacagtttaataccaaatttttaatagttttgctaaaaaataacctaaaaacaaacatacaaaacaTTAACGACGTGTTGTGTTACTTCTTACTGTGTTACTTTTTCGTGGTAACGTATACATAAAAGAAACTAAAGGCTAGTTTATATTGTCAACAGGCTAGAAAAATGGCAATGTCCGCAGCCGAAAAAATGAAAAGGTATCGAGAAAGATTAAAAACCCAACACCCAAATACCACCGTTTTTTAGCAAAACTGTCCAATATTTGGTATTAAcctgttcataataatattatgtaggatataaaaaagtaaaatgttaGTAATTAATTAGACTTTACTAGTAAAAGCAGTCACACAATAATAGGAAACAACACACGAGACAGTAAGTTATATgaataaattgaataaaaagttACGTAACTATTTTAAAATGGGACATTAATTTTTTCATACTTTAAAAATGATGTTGTTTTGGTTTTTTATCagtatttattgtaatataatatattaaaccgAACATCGCtttcaaatttaatttattcatactttttctattttgatcaattttgaaAAGTAGTggcaaattttatgtaaaatgttCAAATCGCATAAGCCAGTATACAGTTTAGGAAGCCactaacataatatgatacttgtcaaactgaaaattgacaactgaaagagttttggcgggcatgtcactttaatacttcttctactttttattgatggtgtggtttttttttccccaaattgtgttatttgggtttttgatgtgcaatattggtaaaatattagccattaaatattcgttatcgtgcacaaatGCAGGCAAGATGttgtcaaaattaaaattttaaactccCCTGACATTAAAATTTTGGTGTGAATGACTTTAAATAGAGCGATTTCTTATATGACTTTCAACAAAAACATAGTTATCATAACAGCTATATTaccctattcattggaatattattgcgtctcaTCAAATTTAAATgcatcaagttttacattcttttccTCTACTTTGTGGTAATCAATGATGGTAtcaccgatagttgtctacaaatacgccatctagttactgaaATGAAAACTgcttgacaatcaaattaaaaaaataagaaaatgtctcattttgttttgactaaaatatattaaaattaaaaagttgattttgatatgttttactgtatttttgttgcctttTTCTATTACTCCCGCAAATCCTCTTTTTTAAATCTCAGAGAATACGTGTTTCACGGGTCGCGCTTATGAGCCAATagttggctgatttttttttttgtctttagcCGATCGAACTCTCTATCTAGAGGTGTAAATAATCAAAGGGAACATCAATAAACTAAAAGTTGTGGAATAAAGTATGTTAGGACGTAAAACTGAaggataaataaaaaatgattgACTTTACGAAAGGcaacaaattaaattatgtaatggAAAAAGCTATCACCCTTAAATGGCGCTGGACTGGACACATCATGTAGATCTCATCATGTCACCTGTGCCCGGACAGGGACATGAAAAGTAAACCAAAAATTTAACTAAATGGTAAACAAGAGACGGAAAGCGGAGACAATGAAGGCAACTTAAAAGGTGGGAAGATGACCTACCAAACAACTGGTGAAGAGATTGCTGAGATATGATTACTTGGCATAATCTGGAACcaacaatgaaataaaattattaaagtttaaaatgttaatgtaaaaaaatatattttttactttttaccttTGCCTTTATTATCTTATCTAatcaacaatttatttttacagaTCTGAAAAACTTGATGATTACCAATTCAATGAAAAAGAAGATCAGAAAGAGAGATAATAAAAACACAGTTAAGAGTAACATAACGTCATGTTGCGTTTGTTtccaaaatctgtcaaaaatagaATTGCCCAAACACCTCGAAACCCACAAAGGCCCGTATAGGTGTAAATATTGTCAAAAGAAATTTAACAAATATGGTACTTTATCATTTCATATGAAAAAGGAGCataaacatattaaaaaaaattacacatgcAATTTCTGTCAAGAATCTTGTAAGACAGAGAAGATTCTTTTCAAACACCTAGACAGGCACACTAGACTGAAGGTTTTCGATTGCGATATATGTCACAGCAGAATGAAAGACAGGTCTTGTATGATTAGACACATACGAACACACGATCCAGACCGACTAGATAAAATCCACGAGTGCCCACAGTGTTCCTGGAGGTTTGCCAATAAAACAAACTTAAATAATCACATAAAAATCGTGCACGAGCGGATCAGGAACTACCCTTGCACATCATGCGCTAGGACCTTCGGAAGTAAGAAAAATTTGGAGTCACATTTTAGAACTCATACAAAGGAGCGTCCTTATCAATGTGAAATATGCCCCAAGAGTTTTAGAGTTTTGGCTGCACTTAAGAAGCATGAAAGTTGCAGCCATTCATTCACACGAGTTATAGGAGGCGAAATGGAATACAAGTGCAAAACCTGTAGTGTAAAGTTTGACCACAAAGGTCTGTATATAGACCACTTAAAAACTCACCATGAGGCATCGTCCGTCTGCGATCAATGCGGTTTGGTACTCTCGTGCGACAGGTCTCTGGCGCGACACAGACTAACCCACGCTCAACCTCGATTCACCTGCGATATGTGCGGTAGGAAATTCAGGTACAAAATGCAATTAGCGACACACGTTAAAGGTCACCTTAAAAAAGTTGGAAAATCAGAGTGTGAAGTGTGTGGAAAATTCGTCATCTGTCTGAAGCAGCATCTCCACACACATAACAGGCGATTCAGGTGTGACATGTGTTACAAGTCGTACTCGGAACGTGCGCATTTAACGAGACACATGAGGGACGTTCACAGTGATTACAAATTGTACGGTTGCGACTTTTGTGGCAAAAGATATACCCACAAAAAAGGTTTAGTAAGACACAACCTCAAGTGTAGAAATAATTAACTAAAACTGCAATAATGAAATCGATATAGAGACCTACAAGCTGCAGTGCTATtctctaaggccggtataaatagtcagtactcaagatgcatctcggtctcaagacgcggttcggctctgtgattggtccaaattttgacagccaaccaatcacagagcctgaaccgtgtcttgagaccgagatgcatcttgagtacttactatttataccagccttagagaaaaatatatcaaaacagCCGTAATCGCATCGGCTGTCACAGCCGTGAGAGCGAGATTGGTGTTCACTTGCTTATGTTTTCTGGGCTGTTCGACACTAGCGCCGTGTGGCTGAAAGCGGGGTGATATGGAATCACTTTTTGACGTTTGATACGAAATTCCTATTCTCTAAGCTCAACAGCCTACAGCTTCGATTACAGCCTCGGCGTACGCCTACAACTTTTAATGTCAAACGAAAAGCTACTATTTTATATGattttgtacttatttacttaaatatatacttacccTAATTAATGtactgttttaatttttaccgaAAGTAAAATGCTAAATCACTGTAAAAAAAGCCGCTAGAGTCCCGACTCACGGGTACGATACATGAAAaaattgcaacttgcaacacacaaaaaatcacgtttcttataAATTGTTCTAATCCCTAACTTTCTTCTATCTACCTATACCTCgtttttatcaagtttttacacTTATTGAATGAACACTGAatacaaaacattaaacaattaattttgaATACTTGGTGCGCTTGTACCCTTGCACTTTTGTTTACAATACTTTATGgaccaacgctaaaactcgcgcaGGCGCACGCGCGCTTCAGTATTAGACTACAGGCCCATGTCGAAAATGGGAGGGTCATATGAACCACCTGGTGACGTACCTATATAGGACGATATTAGagcata encodes the following:
- the LOC121727479 gene encoding zinc finger protein 883-like isoform X2: MSGGILNLSSICRFCHTDGNFRSFTLPNIHNGIIESYGEILQKTFNITMIIPEAVNTSNMICDDCISSLTDAAKFKDKVLACENKFREYVKNEFFTLDSDVKDSFPLGIKVENNDENNQTGVKLECEFDETSLVKIEKSSICEEDEDDTFDQDNNDEGYTPDENIMTVELDLTPQEKEIKKDLKNLMITNSMKKKIRKRDNKNTVKSNITSCCVCFQNLSKIELPKHLETHKGPYRCKYCQKKFNKYGTLSFHMKKEHKHIKKNYTCNFCQESCKTEKILFKHLDRHTRLKVFDCDICHSRMKDRSCMIRHIRTHDPDRLDKIHECPQCSWRFANKTNLNNHIKIVHERIRNYPCTSCARTFGSKKNLESHFRTHTKERPYQCEICPKSFRVLAALKKHESCSHSFTRVIGGEMEYKCKTCSVKFDHKGLYIDHLKTHHEASSVCDQCGLVLSCDRSLARHRLTHAQPRFTCDMCGRKFRYKMQLATHVKGHLKKVGKSECEVCGKFVICLKQHLHTHNRRFRCDMCYKSYSERAHLTRHMRDVHSDYKLYGCDFCGKRYTHKKGLVRHNLKCRNN